Proteins encoded in a region of the Prochlorococcus marinus CUG1416 genome:
- a CDS encoding YlqD family protein, with product METKNSISIKRSIAIKAVVTPTWKEDAEKELSKAISNIDQQLSQLEQEGQQIVNNIRSQSVNPLDPRVQEQVSQVQQQVAAKRNEIEEQKRNLLQQQGQVRELKMDEIVDQGQVDSFCDVTVGDNLIEKMQVSITVKDGVIQSIDNN from the coding sequence ATGGAAACAAAAAACTCAATATCTATAAAGCGCTCAATAGCTATTAAAGCTGTAGTTACACCAACTTGGAAGGAAGATGCTGAAAAAGAATTAAGCAAAGCAATTTCAAACATTGATCAGCAATTATCTCAACTTGAGCAAGAGGGGCAGCAAATAGTAAATAATATTAGATCCCAATCGGTTAATCCTCTAGATCCAAGAGTTCAAGAACAGGTTAGTCAGGTGCAACAACAAGTCGCCGCAAAACGAAATGAAATTGAAGAACAAAAAAGAAATCTACTGCAACAACAGGGTCAAGTTCGCGAATTAAAAATGGACGAAATTGTTGATCAAGGGCAAGTGGATAGTTTCTGTGATGTCACTGTGGGCGACAATCTTATTGAAAAAATGCAGGTCTCGATTACGGTTAAAGATGGAGTTATTCAATCTATAGATAATAATTAA